The following proteins are encoded in a genomic region of Sesamum indicum cultivar Zhongzhi No. 13 linkage group LG8, S_indicum_v1.0, whole genome shotgun sequence:
- the LOC105167446 gene encoding histone acetyltransferase HAC1-like isoform X3, whose translation MNLQTHHSGQISGQVPNQAGTMLPGLPQQNGNPMQNPSIHRGVLNTDPEYVKTRRYMQEKIWEFLMQRRQQSHEVPNKKMIDLVKRLEEALFKSATTTEEYLNLATLESRLHVLIKRLPMSNHNQQFSHANPSVSIGTMIPTPGLQQTGNSSLVGTPSVDSSLVVNNSSNTIASSTANSGNFLPTGNGSSGALAGGYQHSSSAFSVNSGGNNMMTSMGGQRMTSQMIPTPGFSSSSNNDVNNNADNQSFMNMESSSNVGAFPAVDSSIVSQPMQQKQHVGGQNSRMLHNIGGHMGGEIRSTLQQKSYGLSNGPLNGGLGMVGNNMSMMNGPGTTEGYLSGTMYGNSTKPLHQHFDQHQRPVMQGDGYGMGAADASGSGNLYASATSVGSLMNNQSLNVISMQSMQKATSPLMINNQPNVHSVTTMKPQPIDQSDKMNYHPQYSVRENLVQPHQQQQFQQPSHQFQRQQLVQHQVPQRQQTQNQSQFQQNPMEDRSRGTQLLPHPVGPQDVSSSLTQTSDQMQQLLHPQQFVGNPQSDFGGLASGMQPDDTLRGQWYSQDVSLVSGRLPHDQNVQDEFHHRLTGQGQDGAQLNNLSSEESVIGQSDAPRSAEAPKTSNAISRSNNLNRERQFKNQQRWLLFLRHARRCPAPEGKCQEPNCLTVQKLLRHMEHCNVFQCSYPRCCATRVLVNHHRRCRDGSCPVCIPVKNYVQQAQLKALARPDFSSGLPGSVNGSCKSYENAEISGRSTPKTSQMIAETPEDLQPSIKRMKIEQGAQSVVSESGASVALKSTIKEPPIQDAQHSEQHHDPHIPRKSEINEVKMEVSGSVGQLSSKMIEMKKDSLEDAYIQRPEGDPTAKLNSTGFGIQEVIKAEKEMGQSKMENPPLHSENTSKSGKPKIKGVSLTELFTPEQVRQHITGLRQWVGQSKAKAEKNQAMEHSMSENSCQLCAVEKLTFEPPPIYCTPCGARIKRNAMYYTVGAGETRHYFCIPCYNEARGDTIVVDGSALPKARMEKKKNDEETEEWWVQCDKCEAWQHQICALFNGRRNDGGQAEYTCPNCYIEEVERGERVPLPQSAVLGAKDLPRTILSDHMEQRLFAKLKQERQDRARLQGKSYDEVPGAEALVIRVVSSVDKKLEVKPRFLEIFQEENYPAEYPYKSKVVLLFQKIEGVEVCLFGMYVQEFGSECQQPNHRRVYLSYLDSVKYFRPEVKAVTGEALRTFVYHEILIGYLEYCKKRGFTSCYIWACPPLKGEDYILYCHPEIQKTPKSDKLREWYLSMLRKAAKENIVVDLTNLYDHFFVSTGECKAKVTAARLPYFDGDYWPGAAEDMIYQLQQEEDGRKQHKKGTMKKTITKRALKASGQTDLSGNASKDLLLMHKLGETISPMKEDFIMVHLQHACTHCCILMVSGNRWVCKQCKNFQLCDKCYDAERKREDRERHPINQKDKHTLYPVEITGVPDDTKDKDEILESEFFDTRQAFLSLCQGNHYQYDTLRRAKHSSMMVLYHLHNPTAPAFVTTCNVCHLDIETGQGWRCETCPDYDVCNTCYQKDGGIDHPHKLTNHPSNDRDAQNKEARQLRVMQLRKMLDLLVHASQCRSPHCQYPNCRKVKGLFRHGMLCKVRASGGCLLCKKMWYLLQLHARACKESECSVPRCRDLKEHMRRLQQQSDSRRRAAVMEMMRQRAAEVAGNS comes from the exons atgaatttgcaaACGCACCATTCAGGGCAGATATCTGGACAAGTACCAAACCAAGCTGGTACTATGTTGCCTGGGCTGCCGCAGCAGAATGGAAATCCCATGCAAAATCCCAGTATCCATCGTGGTGTCCTGAATACTGACCCTGAATACGTTAAAACACGCAGATATATGCAAGAAAAGAT ATGGGAATTTCTTATGCAGCGGCGCCAACAATCTCATGAGGTGcccaacaaaaaaatgattgatTTAGTAAAACGTCTAGAAGAGGCTTTGTTCAAGAGTGCCACGACAACG GAGGAGTATCTAAACCTGGCAACTCTCGAAAGTCGCTTGCATGTTCTAATTAAACGTCTACCTATGAGTAATCACAACCAGCAGTTCTCACATGCTAACCCCTCTGTGTCTATTGGTACAATGATTCCGACCCCTGGATTGCAACAAACTGGAAATTCTAGCCTTGTTGGGACTCCATCTGTGGACAGCTCTTTGGTTGTCAATAATAGCTCAAACACAATTGCGTCCTCCACAGCGAATTCAGGGAACTTCTTGCCTACAGGAAATGGGTCTTCTG GAGCTTTGGCCGGTGGATATCAGCACTCATCTTCTGCTTTCTCAGTCAATTCTGGTGGAAATAACATGATGACATCCATGGGTGGACAGAGAATGACAAGTCAGATGATCCCTACTCCTGGATTTAGTAGTTCTAGTAATAATGACGTAAATAACAATGCTGATAACCAGTCATTCATGAATATGGAGTCATCCAGTAATGTTGGTGCATTTCCAGCTGTTGACTCTTCAATTGTATCACAGCCTATGCAACAAAAGCAGCACGTTGGTGGTCAAAACAGTCGTATGTTACACAATATTGGTGGGCATATGGGTGGTGAAATAAGATCTACATTGCAGCAAAAGTCTTATGGATTATCAAATGGGCCCTTGAACGGAGGGCTGGGAATGGTGGGAAACAATATGTCCATGATGAATGGTCCAGGAACAACCGAAGGCTATTTATCTGGAACAATGTATGGAAACTCCACCAAACCGTTGCATCAACACTTTGACCAGCATCAGCGACCAGTAATGCAGG GTGATGGATATGGAATGGGTGCTGCCGATGCTTCAGGGTCTGGAAACTTGTATGCTTCTGCGACATCTGTTGGGTCTCTGATGAACAATCAGAGCTTGAATGTGATATCAATGCAATCTATGCAAAAAGCAACCTCACCCTTGATGATTAATAATCAGCCTAATGTACACTCTGTAACGACTATGAAGCCTCAACCAATTGATCAATCAGACAAAATGAATTATCACCCTCAGTATTCAGTGAGAGAAAATCTTGTACAACCtcatcaacaacaacaatttCAACAGCCGTCTCACCAGTTTCAGCGCCAGCAACTTGTCCAGCACCAGGTCCCACAAAGGCAGCAAACTCAAAACCAG AGTCAGTTCCAACAGAACCCTATGGAGGACCGGTCAAGAGGTACTCAGTTGCTGCCGCATCCAGTTGGTCCACAGGATGTGAGTTCATCACTAACTCAGACTTCAGATCAGATGCAACAGTTGTTGCATCCGCAACAATTTGTTGGTAACCCTCAAAGTGATTTTGGCGGTCTTGCTAGTGGCATGCAACCAGATGACACATTGCGTGGTCAATGGTATTCCCAAGATGTATCTCTTGTATCAGGGAGACTCCCACATGATCAAAATGTGCAAGATGAATTTCATCACAGATTAACAGGGCAAGGGCAAGATGGAGCTCAgctaaataatttatcctctGAAGAATCAGTAATTGGTCAATCAGATGCTCCCAGATCAGCAGAAGCTCCGAAAACAAGTAATGCCATATCTCGATCTAATAACCTTAATCGTGAAAGGCAGTTCAAGAACCAACAGCGGTGGCTCTTGTTTTTGCGGCATGCTCGTCGATGTCCTGCTCCAGAAGGGAAATGCCAAGAGCCGAACTGCTTGACGGTTCAAAAACTATTGAGACATATGGAACATTGCAATGTATTTCAGTGTTCTTATCCTCGTTGCTGCGCTACTAGAGTTTTAGTAAATCATCATAGGCGCTGTCGTGATGGTAGCTGCCCTGTTTGTATTCCAGTTAAGAATTATGTGCAACAGGCGCAATTAAAGGCACTTGCTCGTCCTGATTTCAGTTCAGGGTTGCCTGGTTCTGTCAATGGTTCCTGTAAATCATATGAGAATGCTGAAATTTCTGGAAGATCAACCCCGAAGACGAGCCAAATGATAGCTGAAACTCCTGAAGATCTACAGCCTTCTATTAAACGCATGAAAATTGAACAGGGAGCTCAGTCTGTTGTCTCTGAAAGTGGAGCTTCTGTTGCACTGAAGTCCACTATAAAAGAACCTCCAATCCAGGATGCCCAGCATTCTGAACAGCATCATGATCCTCATATTCCAAGAAAATCTGAAATTAATGAAGTGAAAATGGAAGTTTCAGGAAGTGTTGGACAATTAAGTtccaaaatgattgaaatgaAGAAGGATAGCTTGGAAGATGCCTACATCCAGAGGCCAGAAGGTGATCCTACTGCAAAACTAAACTCTACTGGATTTGGAATACAGGAAGTCATTAAAGCCGAGAAGGAAATGGGACAGTCTAAGATGGAAAATCCACCATTACATTCTGAGAACACGTCCAAGTCTGGCAAGCCGAAAATAAAGGGAGTATCATTGACAGAGTTGTTCACTCCTGAACAAGTCCGGCAGCATATTACAGGTCTTAGACAGTGGGTAGGCCAG AGCAAAGCAAAAGCAGAAAAGAATCAAGCGATGGAGCATTCAATGAGTGAAAACTCTTGCCAGTTATGTGCAGTCGAGAAGCTTACCTTTGAACCACCCCCTATATATTGTACACCTTGTGGTGCTCGCATTAAAAGGAATGCTATGTATTATACCGTTGGAGCTGGTGAAACTCGTCATTACTTTTGCATTCCGTGCTATAATGAGGCTCGTGGCGACACCATTGTAGTTGATGGAAGTGCTCTTCCAAAGGCAAggatggagaaaaagaaaaatgatgaggAAACTGAAGAATGG tGGGTCCAATGTGACAAGTGTGAAGCGTGGCAGCATCAAATTTGTGCATTATTCAATGGTAGAAGAAATGATGGTGGACAAGCTGAGTACACTTGTCCAAATTGTTATATAGAAGAAGTTGAGAGAGGTGAACGTGTGCCATTACCGCAGAGTGCTGTTCTAGGAGCAAAGGATTTGCCTAGAACAATTTTGAGTGATCACATGGAGCAGCGATTATTTGCAAAGCTCAAGCAAGAAAGGCAGGACAGAGCAAGGCTTCAAGGCAAAAGTTATGATGAG GTGCCAGGAGCAGAAGCACTTGTTATAAGAGTGGTGTCATCAGTGGACAAGAAGTTGGAAGTTAAACCGcggtttcttgaaattttccAAGAGGAAAATTATCCTGCAGAATACCCATATAAATCTAAG GTAGTACtattatttcagaaaattgaaGGTGTTGAAGTCTGCCTATTTGGGATGTATGTTCAAGAATTTGGATCCGAATGTCAGCAGCCTAATCATCGCCGAGTCTACCTATCTTACCTGGACTCAGTTAAGTATTTCAGGCCGGAGGTTAAAGCAGTGACTGGAGAAGCTCTGCGGACATTTGTGTACCATGAAATTTTG ATTGGATACTTAGAATACTGCAAAAAACGTGGTTTCACTAGCTGTTATATATGGGCTTGCCCTCCATTGAAAGGGGAAGACTACATTTTGTATTGCCACCCAGAAATTCAGAAGACACCAAAGTCAGATAAACTTAGGGAGTG GTACTTGTCCATGCTAAGAAAAGCTGCAAAGGAAAATATTGTAGTTGACCTCACTAATCTCTATGACCATTTCTTTGTGTCTACCGGCGAATGTAAAGCAAAGGTAACTGCAGCTCGGTTGCCATACTTTGATGGAGATTATTGGCCTGGTGCTGCAGAGGACATGATTTATCAACTACAGCAAGAAGAGGACGGGAGAAAACAGCATAAGAAGGGAACTATGAAGAAGACGATCACGAAAAGAGCTCTGAAGGCATCTGGCCAAACTGATCTTTCTGGAAATGCATCAAAGGATTTGCTGTTAATGCACAAA CTCGGTGAAACAATATCTCCCATGAAGGAGGACTTCATCATGGTACACTTACAGCATGCATGTACGCATTGCTGCATCCTGATGGTCTCTGGAAATCGTTGGGTTTGCaaacaatgcaaaaatttTCAGCTATGTGACAA GTGCTATGATGCTGAGAGAAAACGCGAGGACAGAGAAAGACATCCTATCAACCAGAAGGATAAACATACGCTTTATCCT GTTGAAATCACTGGTGTCCCTGACGATACCAAAGACAAAGATGAGATACTTGAGAGTGAATTCTTTGACACCAGACAGGCGTTTCTCAGCCTTTGTCAAGGAAACCATTATCAGTATGATACTCTGCGTCGAGCTAAGCATTCCTCCATGATGGTCCTCTATCATCTTCACAATCCTACTGCCCCAGCTTTTGTGACAACATGCAATGTATGTCACCTTGATATAGAAACTGGGCAAGGTTGGCGCTGCGAGACATGCCCTGATTATGATGTATGCAACACATGTTACCAAAAGGATGGAGGAATCGATCATCCTCATAAATTAACTAATCATCCATCAAATGATCGTGATGCACAGAACAAAGAAGCCAGGCAATTACGAGTTATGCAG CTGAGAAAGATGCTTGATCTCCTGGTTCACGCCTCTCAGTGTCGCTCTCCTCATTGTCAATATCCAAATTGCCGCAAGGTGAAGGGACTTTTCCGCCATGGTATGTTGTGCAAAGTGCGTGCTTCTGGAGGTTGTCTACTGTGTAAGAAAATGTGGTATCTCCTTCAGCTTCATGCTCGAGCGTGCAAGGAATCTGAATGCAGCGTCCCACGATGCAG AGACTTGAAGGAGCATATGAGAAGGCTGCAACAGCAGTCCGATTCTCGACGAAGGGCTGCTGTTATGGAAATGATGAGGCAACGCGCTGCAGAGGTTGCTGGCAATTCTTGA